From Chryseobacterium joostei, the proteins below share one genomic window:
- a CDS encoding adenylosuccinate synthase, producing the protein MDIVLGLQWGDEGKGKFIDLISENYDITARFNGGSNAGHSIERNGQRITLKMIPSGIFMKNVLNVIGTGTVLDPVSFKKEILNLKVFDGTIQPEKNIIISRKAHFVLPTHKLLDIFMEESPEYTTIGTTKNGIAQAYSNKILRQNLRVGDLFSPDFKSRVEQVMEREYRFIAGGNRELPSLEAITNEFFEAVEFLKQFNITETEIVLNKALSDGKTILGEGSQAAMLDIDHGTYPHVTSSSTIAAGACSGLGVSPKKIGEIFGIAKAYCTRVGNGVFPTELFDELGNEIRIKGNEFGSNTGRPRRIGWLDLPALKYAVMINGVTQLVLTKADVLSGLKSVAVCTHYELEDGTIQSVSGILPETAKPILKWMNGWDADFSIIEEPTALPQELMDFLSFLEEELEIPVTYLSTGPGREQILKMK; encoded by the coding sequence ATGGATATCGTATTAGGATTGCAGTGGGGTGATGAAGGAAAGGGAAAGTTTATTGATTTGATCAGTGAAAACTATGACATTACAGCACGTTTTAATGGTGGTTCCAATGCTGGACATAGTATAGAACGAAATGGGCAGAGAATTACGCTTAAAATGATTCCCTCAGGAATTTTTATGAAAAATGTTCTGAATGTTATCGGTACAGGAACTGTTCTTGATCCTGTAAGCTTTAAAAAGGAAATTTTAAATCTTAAGGTATTTGACGGAACTATTCAGCCGGAAAAAAATATAATCATTTCTAGAAAAGCACATTTTGTACTGCCTACCCATAAGCTTCTGGATATTTTCATGGAGGAAAGCCCGGAGTATACAACGATTGGGACAACAAAAAATGGTATTGCACAGGCTTATTCAAATAAAATTTTAAGACAAAATCTAAGAGTTGGAGATCTATTTTCCCCGGATTTTAAAAGTAGGGTAGAACAGGTAATGGAAAGGGAATACAGATTTATTGCCGGAGGAAATAGAGAACTGCCGTCTCTAGAAGCTATTACTAACGAATTTTTTGAAGCGGTAGAATTTCTAAAGCAATTCAATATTACGGAAACAGAAATTGTTTTAAACAAAGCTTTGTCTGATGGTAAAACAATATTGGGTGAAGGTTCCCAGGCAGCAATGCTGGATATTGATCATGGTACCTACCCTCATGTAACCTCTTCTTCAACAATAGCTGCAGGGGCTTGCAGCGGATTAGGTGTATCACCGAAAAAAATAGGTGAGATCTTTGGTATTGCAAAAGCCTATTGTACCAGAGTAGGTAACGGTGTATTTCCAACGGAACTTTTTGATGAGCTAGGAAATGAAATCAGAATAAAAGGGAATGAATTTGGTTCCAATACAGGACGTCCCAGAAGAATTGGCTGGCTGGATCTGCCTGCTTTAAAATATGCAGTGATGATCAATGGTGTTACACAGTTAGTACTAACTAAGGCTGATGTTTTAAGTGGATTGAAGTCTGTAGCGGTTTGTACACACTATGAACTGGAGGACGGAACCATTCAGTCTGTTTCCGGAATACTTCCAGAAACTGCCAAGCCCATCTTAAAATGGATGAATGGATGGGATGCAGATTTTTCAATTATTGAAGAACCAACTGCTCTTCCACAGGAACTAATGGATTTTCTTTCATTTCTGGAAGAAGAATTGGAAATTCCTGTGACCTATCTTTCTACAGGTCCGGGAAGAGAACAGATACTGAAAATGAAATAA
- a CDS encoding Crp/Fnr family transcriptional regulator, which translates to MEELFNYIKKFGLLNEQDELLIAEGIQEVSVRKGEVFVEAGKVSQKIAFVKEGVFRSLYYNKQGDDFTRYFIYEGRFIGDFQGFTDQLPAHEYIEAITDAVLLVIDLRHFKTLEEKITIWPVLFARIHGFVTENKLKVASIMLNQDAKARYTHFLNHYPGLANRVPQSMLASYLGVTPSSLSRIRRNIL; encoded by the coding sequence ATGGAAGAACTTTTTAATTACATCAAGAAATTTGGTCTGCTGAATGAGCAGGATGAGCTACTCATTGCTGAGGGTATTCAGGAGGTTTCTGTACGTAAAGGAGAAGTTTTTGTTGAAGCAGGAAAAGTAAGTCAGAAGATTGCTTTTGTGAAGGAAGGGGTCTTTCGGTCTTTGTATTATAATAAGCAGGGGGATGATTTTACCCGTTACTTTATTTATGAGGGAAGATTTATCGGAGATTTTCAAGGATTTACCGATCAGCTGCCTGCCCACGAATATATTGAAGCCATTACGGATGCGGTACTCCTTGTTATTGATTTAAGGCATTTTAAAACCCTTGAAGAGAAGATTACCATCTGGCCTGTTTTATTTGCAAGAATTCATGGTTTTGTAACAGAGAATAAGCTTAAGGTGGCAAGCATCATGCTTAATCAGGATGCAAAAGCCCGTTATACTCATTTTCTCAATCATTATCCAGGCCTTGCCAACAGGGTTCCACAATCTATGCTGGCTTCTTATCTGGGGGTTACTCCATCTTCGTTAAGCCGAATCAGAAGAAACATTCTATAG
- a CDS encoding mechanosensitive ion channel family protein: MDDLKLNNIQQHWDTLITSAISWAPRIFTAVVSALLIYLIGSWMIRMIKKLAAKGFKKRNMEASLQHFLLNIINWALNILLFIVVVTQLGVQTSAFVAMIGAAGLAVGLALQGSLTNFAGGILILLLKPFKIGDFISTNSGVSGTVQAIDIFHTKLVTPQNHLIVIPNGVVSNNSITNFTQLGTRRTALDIGVAYDADLKKTKDILMGVIKNNQHALTDPAPQVVVTTLGDSAINLSIRVSSSTENFWKMNEELIIDCKDALDKAGIGIPFPQRDVHVYNKQSI; the protein is encoded by the coding sequence ATGGACGATTTAAAATTGAATAACATTCAGCAGCATTGGGATACCCTAATTACTTCAGCAATTTCGTGGGCACCAAGAATTTTTACGGCAGTAGTTTCTGCATTACTGATTTACCTGATTGGCTCCTGGATGATAAGAATGATTAAGAAGCTTGCCGCAAAAGGTTTCAAGAAACGTAATATGGAAGCTTCATTACAGCATTTTCTTTTAAATATTATCAATTGGGCTCTTAATATTTTGCTTTTCATTGTTGTAGTAACTCAATTAGGAGTACAAACCTCAGCGTTTGTTGCCATGATTGGTGCGGCAGGTTTAGCAGTAGGTCTAGCATTACAGGGATCTTTGACTAATTTTGCTGGAGGAATTCTTATATTATTATTAAAGCCATTTAAAATAGGAGACTTTATCTCTACAAATTCTGGTGTTTCAGGAACAGTACAGGCGATAGATATTTTTCATACGAAGTTGGTTACACCGCAAAATCACTTAATTGTTATTCCTAATGGAGTGGTTTCAAACAATAGTATTACTAATTTTACTCAGCTAGGTACCCGAAGAACAGCATTAGACATCGGAGTTGCTTATGATGCTGATCTTAAGAAGACCAAAGATATATTAATGGGAGTCATTAAGAATAATCAACATGCTCTTACAGATCCTGCACCACAGGTAGTGGTAACAACGCTTGGTGATAGTGCAATTAATTTATCAATAAGGGTTAGTTCTTCTACAGAAAACTTTTGGAAAATGAATGAAGAGCTTATCATTGATTGTAAAGATGCTCTTGATAAAGCGGGAATTGGAATTCCATTTCCACAAAGAGATGTTCATGTTTATAATAAACAGTCGATATAA
- a CDS encoding SDR family NAD(P)-dependent oxidoreductase: MNQNTNKTVLILGANSDVAKQCIKQYLEKGFSVMAASRNTKSLEDFIQANNLNPSKCSVFYFDAADFDSHQKFYSELSVKPHIVVYAAGFLVDNQKALTDFKGAKQMMEVNYMGGVSILSIIAMDKNNSNLERIIGLSSLSGVRGRKSNFVYGSTKAAFTQYLAGLRQELASRKIAVNALVIGYIRTKINEGLELNESLIMEPDYVAKFIVNAGNSFTIVPNFKWKIIYHILRLLPESLAAKLP, from the coding sequence ATGAATCAAAACACAAACAAAACTGTTCTTATCCTTGGTGCTAATTCAGACGTGGCGAAGCAATGTATCAAGCAATATCTTGAAAAAGGCTTTTCGGTGATGGCTGCTTCCAGAAATACAAAATCCCTTGAAGATTTTATTCAGGCCAATAATTTGAATCCATCTAAGTGTTCAGTTTTTTATTTTGATGCCGCCGATTTTGATTCTCATCAGAAATTTTATTCAGAACTTTCCGTAAAGCCTCATATCGTTGTATATGCTGCCGGTTTCTTGGTTGATAATCAAAAAGCACTGACTGATTTTAAAGGGGCAAAGCAAATGATGGAAGTCAATTATATGGGTGGAGTTTCTATCCTGAGCATTATTGCAATGGATAAAAACAACAGCAATCTGGAAAGAATCATCGGGTTGTCTTCATTATCAGGAGTGAGAGGGCGCAAAAGTAATTTTGTTTACGGAAGTACAAAAGCTGCTTTTACACAATATCTGGCAGGTTTAAGACAGGAATTAGCTTCCCGTAAAATAGCGGTTAATGCCTTGGTTATAGGCTATATCAGAACAAAGATTAATGAGGGATTGGAACTGAATGAATCCTTGATAATGGAGCCGGACTATGTGGCAAAATTTATCGTTAATGCCGGAAATTCTTTCACTATCGTTCCAAATTTTAAATGGAAAATAATTTATCATATTCTTAGGCTTTTACCGGAAAGTCTAGCCGCAAAACTTCCTTAG
- the yajC gene encoding preprotein translocase subunit YajC: MLTLFLQAQGSSPMMLIMMGVMFVGFYFLMIRPQMKKQKQEKNFQENLKVGTRVVLTSGLHGRIAQVQDDGFVIETLSGKLKFEKAAVSREMTETRFGDKAKTADKKETVTTTEESK; the protein is encoded by the coding sequence ATGTTGACATTATTTTTACAGGCACAAGGATCTTCACCAATGATGCTGATTATGATGGGTGTGATGTTTGTTGGGTTTTACTTCCTGATGATAAGACCTCAGATGAAAAAACAGAAGCAGGAAAAAAACTTTCAGGAAAACCTTAAGGTAGGAACAAGAGTAGTTCTTACATCTGGTCTTCACGGAAGAATTGCTCAGGTTCAGGATGATGGTTTTGTAATCGAAACATTATCAGGAAAACTGAAATTCGAGAAAGCAGCTGTTTCCAGAGAAATGACAGAAACTCGTTTTGGAGATAAAGCAAAAACTGCTGATAAAAAAGAAACTGTTACTACAACTGAAGAAAGTAAATAA